A region of Piscinibacter gummiphilus DNA encodes the following proteins:
- the glcE gene encoding glycolate oxidase subunit GlcE → MTVPISPELSTLVDRVRAAHADRTPLEVRGGGTKAFYGETPSGRVLDTRAHTGIVSYQPTELVVTVASGTRLAELEATLAEKGQGLAFEPPVFGPEATVGGMLAAGLSGPARASMGAVRDHVLGATLLDGSGELLQFGGEVMKNVAGYDVSRVLAGSLGTLGVVIDVSLKVLPLAPATATVRFAMDEATALARLNEWGGRPLPLNASAWWDGTLLLRLRGAMAAVRAAIALFKDAGGEVLEAGAGAPFWDGLRHQTDEFFAKALLAVDRGVPLWRVSVPQTAAPLGFSGEQLIEWHGGQRWWCTATPPAQVRRAAAAAGGHATLFRAKDKSPGVFTPLSPGLAAIHRRMKQSFDPAGIFNPGRLYPDL, encoded by the coding sequence CTGACCGTGCCGATCTCCCCCGAACTCTCCACCCTGGTCGACCGCGTGCGCGCTGCCCACGCGGACCGCACGCCCCTCGAGGTGCGCGGCGGCGGCACCAAGGCCTTCTACGGCGAAACCCCGTCGGGCCGGGTGCTCGACACCCGTGCGCACACGGGCATCGTGAGCTACCAGCCCACCGAACTCGTCGTGACCGTCGCCTCGGGCACGCGCCTGGCCGAGCTGGAAGCCACACTCGCCGAGAAGGGGCAGGGCCTCGCGTTCGAGCCGCCGGTGTTCGGGCCGGAGGCCACGGTGGGCGGCATGCTCGCGGCCGGCCTGTCGGGCCCGGCCCGGGCGTCGATGGGCGCGGTGCGCGACCACGTGCTCGGCGCCACGCTGCTCGACGGCAGCGGCGAACTCCTGCAGTTCGGCGGCGAGGTGATGAAGAATGTGGCGGGCTACGACGTCTCGCGGGTGCTGGCCGGGTCGCTCGGCACCCTGGGCGTCGTGATCGACGTCTCGCTCAAGGTGCTGCCGCTCGCGCCGGCCACCGCCACCGTGCGCTTCGCGATGGACGAGGCCACGGCCCTCGCGCGGCTGAATGAATGGGGCGGCCGGCCGCTGCCGCTCAATGCCAGCGCCTGGTGGGACGGCACGCTGCTGCTGCGCCTGCGCGGCGCGATGGCGGCAGTGCGCGCGGCCATCGCCCTGTTCAAGGACGCGGGCGGCGAGGTGCTCGAGGCGGGGGCCGGTGCGCCGTTCTGGGACGGGTTGCGCCACCAGACCGACGAGTTCTTCGCGAAGGCCCTGCTGGCGGTGGACCGGGGCGTGCCGCTGTGGCGGGTGTCCGTGCCGCAGACGGCGGCGCCGCTCGGGTTCTCCGGCGAGCAGCTGATCGAATGGCACGGCGGCCAGCGCTGGTGGTGCACCGCCACGCCGCCGGCCCAGGTGCGCCGCGCGGCCGCGGCCGCGGGTGGCCACGCCACGCTGTTCCGGGCGAAGGACAAGTCGCCCGGCGTGTTCACGCCGCTGTCGCCCGGGCTCGCCGCCATCCACCGGCGCATGAAACAGTCGTTCGACCCGGCCGGGATCTTCAATCCCGGGCGCCTGTACCCCGACCTCTAG
- the glcF gene encoding glycolate oxidase subunit GlcF: MQIHLSPEFQGTAEGREAESIVRNCVHCGFCTATCPTYQLLGDELDGPRGRIYLIKQVLEGEPVSAGTQQHLDRCLTCRNCETTCPSGVQYGNLVEIGRQVVDRKVPRPARERAVRWLLKEGLTSRWFGPALRLGRAVRPLLPEVLRNKVPAAATPAGRWPTRAHPRKVLLLAGCVQPAMAPNIHGATARVLDMAGIQSLVAPKAGCCGAIRSHLGDTAGGLDDMRRNIDAWWPLIDQVEAIVMNASGCGLTVKEYGHALAGDPAYADKARRIAAKTRDLSELLPDLVPKLKPRLRQAALRHFVFHPPCTLQHGQRLRGGVEAHMREMGFNVDVARQEPHLCCGSAGTYSVLQPELALKLRDRKLQQLEASGPQALLSANVGCITHLQGGTHLPVLHWVEALDEALFRVSPPGP, translated from the coding sequence ATGCAGATCCACCTGTCCCCCGAGTTCCAGGGCACGGCCGAAGGCCGCGAGGCCGAGTCCATCGTCCGCAACTGCGTGCACTGCGGCTTCTGCACGGCCACCTGTCCCACCTACCAGCTGCTGGGCGACGAACTCGACGGCCCGCGTGGGCGCATCTACCTGATCAAGCAGGTGCTGGAGGGCGAACCGGTTTCGGCCGGCACCCAGCAGCACCTCGACCGCTGCCTGACCTGCCGCAACTGCGAGACCACCTGTCCGTCCGGCGTGCAGTACGGGAACCTGGTGGAGATCGGCCGGCAGGTGGTCGACCGGAAGGTGCCCCGGCCGGCGCGCGAGCGGGCGGTCCGGTGGCTGCTGAAGGAAGGCCTGACGTCGCGGTGGTTCGGGCCCGCGCTGCGCCTGGGCCGGGCGGTGCGCCCGCTGCTGCCCGAGGTGCTGCGGAACAAGGTGCCCGCCGCCGCCACGCCGGCCGGGCGCTGGCCCACGCGCGCCCACCCGCGCAAGGTGCTGCTGCTGGCCGGCTGCGTGCAGCCCGCGATGGCCCCGAACATCCACGGCGCCACGGCCCGGGTGCTCGACATGGCGGGCATCCAGTCGCTCGTCGCGCCGAAGGCGGGCTGCTGCGGCGCCATCCGCTCGCACCTCGGCGACACGGCCGGCGGGCTCGACGACATGCGCCGCAACATCGACGCCTGGTGGCCCCTGATCGACCAGGTCGAGGCGATCGTGATGAACGCGTCCGGGTGCGGGCTCACGGTGAAGGAGTACGGCCACGCGCTGGCCGGCGACCCGGCCTACGCCGACAAGGCCCGGCGCATCGCCGCGAAGACCCGCGACCTGAGCGAATTGCTGCCCGACCTGGTCCCGAAACTGAAGCCCCGGCTGCGCCAGGCGGCGTTGCGCCACTTCGTGTTCCACCCGCCCTGCACGCTGCAGCACGGGCAGCGGCTGCGGGGTGGCGTCGAAGCCCACATGCGGGAAATGGGTTTTAACGTGGACGTCGCACGGCAGGAGCCTCATCTCTGCTGCGGCTCCGCCGGCACCTATTCGGTGCTCCAGCCCGAACTGGCACTGAAACTGCGCGACCGGAAGCTTCAGCAGCTGGAGGCGAGCGGGCCGCAGGCGCTGCTGTCGGCGAACGTCGGATGCATCACCCACCTCCAGGGAGGCACCCATTTGCCGGTGCTGCACTGGGTGGAAGCGCTCGATGAAGCCCTGTTCAGGGTTTCCCCGCCTGGACCGTGA
- a CDS encoding porin, which produces MKKSLLALAAIAAVSGSAFAQSSVTMYGQIDQGVGQQSETVKNREVLAGSANRLGFRGVEDLGGGLKAFFEFQHRFSADTGVANSTFWDGKSFVGLQTAFGNVYLGREDNPAYALSQSAGDPWGTDTVAQNTTILNGRGIGTNRYANSVNYRGTFGGFTVGAQIAEADGSKRQSTGEDRPWSVAGVYTGGPITIGFGYEDPANTDAYWATVNGAWDFKVVKLIGLYGWGETGVGTPTQTGGNVGGGTSLTTVNNERKAYIIGLTAPIGNGELKASYGQLDNKNKVTGVKSKLDKQFGLGYHYALSKRTTIYADYVNEGNDAVKAAGSNLEKNGYDFGIKHKF; this is translated from the coding sequence ATGAAAAAATCTCTGCTCGCACTTGCCGCGATCGCCGCTGTCAGCGGTTCCGCATTCGCTCAATCGTCGGTCACGATGTACGGCCAGATCGACCAAGGCGTCGGTCAACAATCTGAAACCGTCAAGAACCGCGAAGTTCTGGCCGGCTCGGCCAACCGCCTCGGCTTCCGCGGCGTGGAAGACCTCGGTGGCGGCCTGAAGGCCTTCTTCGAGTTCCAACACCGCTTCAGCGCCGACACCGGCGTTGCCAACTCCACGTTCTGGGATGGCAAGTCGTTCGTCGGCCTGCAAACCGCCTTCGGCAACGTGTACCTGGGCCGTGAGGACAACCCGGCTTACGCCCTGTCGCAATCCGCTGGTGACCCGTGGGGCACGGACACGGTGGCTCAGAACACCACGATCCTGAACGGCCGTGGCATCGGCACGAACCGCTACGCCAACTCGGTGAACTACCGTGGCACGTTCGGTGGCTTCACCGTCGGCGCCCAGATCGCCGAAGCTGACGGCTCCAAGCGTCAATCGACCGGTGAAGACCGTCCGTGGTCTGTCGCTGGCGTCTACACCGGCGGCCCGATCACCATCGGCTTCGGCTACGAAGACCCGGCCAACACCGACGCCTACTGGGCCACGGTCAACGGCGCCTGGGACTTCAAGGTCGTCAAGCTGATCGGCCTGTACGGCTGGGGCGAAACCGGCGTCGGCACCCCGACCCAAACCGGCGGCAACGTCGGTGGCGGCACGTCCCTCACCACCGTCAACAACGAGCGCAAGGCCTACATCATCGGCCTGACCGCCCCGATCGGCAACGGCGAGCTGAAGGCTTCGTACGGCCAGCTCGACAACAAGAACAAGGTCACGGGCGTGAAGTCGAAGCTCGACAAGCAATTCGGCCTGGGCTACCACTACGCCCTGTCGAAGCGCACGACGATCTACGCTGACTACGTCAACGAAGGCAACGACGCCGTCAAGGCCGCTGGCAGCAACCTGGAAAAGAACGGCTACGACTTCGGCATCAAGCACAAGTTCTAA
- a CDS encoding four-helix bundle copper-binding protein yields the protein MSRETHQACLEACNACATACHHCAAACLGESDVKMMAGCIALDMDCAALCQTVAGFLARGSESAPALCVVCARVCEACGQECGRHAADHCQRCAEACRRCAEACRQMAT from the coding sequence ATGTCCCGTGAAACCCACCAGGCGTGCCTCGAGGCCTGCAACGCCTGCGCCACCGCTTGCCACCATTGCGCGGCGGCCTGCCTCGGGGAGTCCGACGTGAAGATGATGGCGGGCTGCATCGCCCTCGACATGGACTGCGCCGCGCTGTGCCAGACGGTGGCCGGTTTCCTGGCGCGGGGCAGCGAGTCCGCACCGGCGCTGTGCGTGGTGTGCGCCCGGGTGTGCGAGGCGTGCGGCCAGGAATGCGGTCGCCATGCGGCGGACCATTGCCAGCGATGCGCCGAGGCGTGTCGCCGCTGCGCCGAGGCCTGCCGACAGATGGCGACCTGA